The following nucleotide sequence is from Populus trichocarpa isolate Nisqually-1 chromosome 11, P.trichocarpa_v4.1, whole genome shotgun sequence.
TAGTGAAACTATAACACTCCCAACTCATAGAACatataaggaaaataaaaataaaagatacttttttctctttttttttccttgactaacttaaaaaacaaagatttctACATTATTAcatttttggttttaatatGTGGTGATAACATAGCTACAAAAGTAGCAATCAATCATTGACGCACAGCCtcgtttaatttcttttttccggGATACTAAGATTTTGAAACTTTACGGAGAGACTACTAATTGTCATACattacatttttctttctgATGCAGGTATGAGGCACAGCTTGTCCAATCTATCGTGGAGAAGGTCTCAAGGAATCTGGATCGTAAAATATTTCATGTCCCCTTTCATTTCATGGGAAGAGATCATCTGGTAAAACATATCAACTCATGGTTGCAAGATGGCACCCATGGTGCTGCTATTGCTATACTCTATGGGATTGGTGGAGTTGGGAAGACAGCCATAGCAAAGACTGTTTATAACCAGAACTTTCATAAATTTGAAGGCAGGAGCTTTCTATCAAATGTTAGAGAAAGGTCAAAAGAATCCAATGGTGTAGTTTGTCTACAGAGGCAACTTCTTTCTGATATCCCAAACAAGACTGCTGATGAGATGCATGATGTCAATGAAGGGATTATGAAGATTAAGGATGCATTATGTTGCCGAAGAAATCTTACTGTTCTCGATGATGTGGACAAATGGTACCAGTTCAATGCAATTGTTGGCATGCAAAATTGGCTTTTccaagtaaaatcattgtaacAACTAGAAATAAGGCTTCGATTGTTGCTGATGGTGAGTGTGTCAAGTGCAAAGTTGAAcctctagaaaacaaaaaatcactTGAGCTTTTCAGTTGGCATGCCTTTGGATgcccagttgaagattttttagAGGACTCTTGGAGAATAGTACGTCATTGCCATGGACTTCAATTGGCCTTGTGTGTTATTAGTTCCTCATTGTCCGGAAAAAGTAGAGAAGTATGGGAAAGTGCATTGCATGAAATGGAGGTGATTCCGAattttcaagtccaaaaggTTCTTGCAACAAGTTACGACTCTCTTGATGATGATTATCAGAAGAACTTATTCCTTGATATTGCTTGTTTCTTCAATGGAATGGATTACAATTATGCAGTTAGGATACTAGATGGACTCGGTATAGGTGCAAGATTTAGGATTGACAATCTCATTGATAGATGTCTAGTAgaaattgtcaaaataaaaaatgataaaaagttatggatgCATCAACTCATAAGAGATATGGGAAGGGAAATTTGCTCGTCAAGAATCACCCAAATATCAAAGAATATGGCATCATGTTGAAGGTAGGAACTTTCTATCAAATGTCAGAGAATAATCAAAAGAATCCAATGGTGTAGTTTGCCTGCAGAGGCAACTTCTTTCTGATATCCTAAACAAGACTGCTGATGACGTACATGATGTTGATGAAGGGATTATATCAAGGATGCATTATGTTGCAGAAGAAATCTTATTGTACTTGATGATGTGGACAAATGGGACCAATTAAATGCAATTGTTCAATGCAATTGTTGGCATGCGAAATTGGCTTCGCCAAGGAAGTAAATCATTGTAAGAACTAGAAATAAGACTTTGATTGTAGCTGATGGTGAGTGTGTCAAGTGCAAAGATGAACCACTAGATAACAAAAAATCACTTAATCTTTTGAGTTGGCATGCCTGTGGACAAGCTTACccagttgaagattttatggAGGAATCTTGGAGAATAATAGTACATCATTGTAATGGACTTCCATTAGCCCCACGTGTTTTTGGTTCCTCGTTGTCAAGAAAAAGTAGAGAAGTATGGGAAAGTGCATTGCATGAAATGGAGGTGATTCcgaattttcaagttcaaaaggtTCTTGCAAAAAGTTACAACTCTCCTGATGATGATTATCAGAAGAACTTATTCCTGATATTGCTTGTTTCTTCAATGGAATGGTCGAGGATTATGCAGTTAGGACACTTGATGGGCTTGGTATAGGTGCAAGATTTAGGATTGATTATCTCATCGACTGATATCTTGtagaaattgttaaaataaaaaatgataaaaagttataaatgcATCAACTCGTAAGAGACATAAGAAGGGAAATTACTCGTCAAGAATCACCCAAAATATAGCATCACATGGAAGCTTTTACAGTTTTGAAAGAAACAAGTGTAAGAGTAACTGGTTCTGTTTTCCTATCTTCATGGTATTTAGGTGTCTTAAAATGTTCAtgcttttactttcttttctcatttactTTCAATATTTTGGAAGCATGATGCTGAAAAATTGTGTGGCCTTACCCTGTACATGCATGAATCAGTACAGAAGTTGTCTGTACTGATTCAATGGTTCGCCTGCAACCGCTGCAGGCTtaacttctttcaacaatgtCTTCTTCCTACATTCCTCTCTCAATAGTGGCTTTCTGAGTTTTTCTTGGGGGAACAAGTACAAATTGACCAAACAAGTTTGTTTCTTGTTCTCAGCACGGATTTGTTTAGAAAGATGCAAAATGTAAAATTTCTCCAGCTAAATTACACAAGTTCTACGGAAGTTATGAACACTTTCCCAAGAATTTGATGTAGTTATGTTGGCATGGATTCCCTTTGAGATCCAGACCAAAGCACTTCTGCCTGGAGAAGCTTGTGGCTCCTTATCTATCCGGAACCAGTCTAATTGTTGCTTGGAAAAGCAAACTGGTATGTATCTATTCTCTCTATATAGCTATCTCTCTTATTTTCAATGGACAACAACTGATTTCAAGTGTTTTCACAATCttttccaaaatttaaaattcttgatcTCCGTTGCTCATTTTATAAGTTCTGCTTTATTTCAACTCTACATTTTTGTTCTTGTATGTCTAGAAAAATTTCCCTTTGCTCATTTTATAAACTCTGCTTTGATGGAACAGATAGAACTTTAGGGCAACGGATTCAACATTGTCCTTgaatatgatgaaaatgagaTGTTAATGTGGTTTCACGAGGAGGAAGAACAGGAGTGGCTACTTTAGAAAGAGTTTGTAGAGTACTTGTCATTCAAAATATCCTCACCCGCCGCGCACCGGTTATGTGGCTTTAATCTATTGACATGGTTTTCTGCTATGTCAGTATGCAATCCTTATCGTCTTGTTTATCTTGAAATCAGAAACAATACGAAGGGGTAGAGTCTGGGTTTCTTACCCCTTAATTTTTCGACAGAATTTTTGGCCGAAAAATCTGAATTGTTATGGCTAAGCTATTGGAAATTTGGGGGCAATGATCCTGTATTTGATAATGGTGATGAATTCAGTGTTTCAGTGTTTACAGATGATCCAGTTGTTGTGCGAATGTTGCTTGAAGACGAAGGTACTGATGATAATAGCAGCTCATCAAACAGTGAAGTTAACACAATGATGATGTGCCTGTAGCAAAAGCAGAAATAGCTTCTATTATtcttagaaattattattgtagtgactgttgtgattttgataatgaaattgttgtgttttttttacaaagaaattgaatgtgaaaataatgatgggttgaattgaaaatttcTGAGATTTggtattaaaacattaattgtaTATATCGTGAACTTTCCGGAGTAAAATAAATAGGAAGAAATgggtcataaataaaattagcaaaTTTTTGGAGGGATCTAATTGAATGAACCCTTAAATATACTTGGCGAGCAATTATGCGGCGAGTACTAGGTGATCTGGCTACCATAGGCCTAAGCTCCTCCCCAATCGAGCATTCTTGAAGGATGTTGTTGGAAACACAACCATAACCCCCAGGTGGTCTAAATGTAGAGAAAAGTTAGTGAGGTTGAATAATCTCAACAGGTGTATTTCTCATTATCATCCCTCTTCAAACGCATCCCCATCGTGACCCTGCTTTATCAGAATCATCACAGAGAACTTTTCAGTGATAGGAAGTCGAATATGTAATCCATCCTCCCGAGTATAAACCTTCCTCCCGAGATCTAACCATCCAAAATTCTTCAGAATGTCTTCCCCCAGTTTTGCATACTTCTTTTGAAGTTGTTGTACCAGTTTGAAGAAACATACTTATGTTTCTCATCCTCAGAGTTCAAGACAGGACTCTGAGTTAAACACTCTGCATTTCCAACACgagaaactctctctctctttattggCATAAGTTTGTCTTCTAAAGACACCAGCAGAAATGTTGTCCAGCAGGGCAACCCAACGAGTAGAACCAGAGAAACAGATACCAGCAACTTCCCCTCCTACCATCCCTTCCAATGCCAATGATTCAAAGACTCAAACTTTAATGTCTTAATAAAATGATTCGTTTTCTGCAATATGTAAACAATTTGCATATCTGAGATTAATAGTTGGAAgtgttgaaagaaaaatgtaataagcaaaattaaaaacaagaaaaagatttgagaaaaaaataatcttattaaGTGTCTCTCTCTTATATATTCCTCTCtgtatttatgttaattatattttttattataaatttatttatagaacTCAAGTACTAAACAAATAAGGAATTAGACTGATTTTTCACTAATGTGAAAATTCTCACAACTTAACTGATCGACTGATttcatttattcatttaatttaaccaattgctttgtttttccGAGTAATTCTTCATATATCTACTTTACTttcaacagaaagaaaaagctAAGATCAATTCAAATGATACAAAATTACAGGCTAATAAACTTTCCAAGTCAGATATGAAGAGGCTTGATCCTGCACGTGCCTTTTTCATACTGGTGGGTGAAGTAAGAAGAACCGTGTGAGTTGATGAGAGGGATTATGTGTTTTGTGTGTGTCTAATGTCCCTTTTGGTAATTGTAACAAGACTTAGAGGCCCTAGTAAACGCGTGATAAATTATTtgagcaaattaaaaaagaaaaggggccTAACGCGGAAATGGCCGATACCATGCAAGACTTGTAAGGTTGACTTAAAAGCAGAAAATTGATGAACTGATAAGAGAACATCAGCGAAGGGAAAGTGAAGATTGCAGGtactctctctctatctcttatCTCTTTTAGTATTATGTTATATTGTGGAATGTAACTCTGCTGTAAGTGAGGATCACTTAAATTAATTCACTGTTAGAAACTAATTATTGATGATCTCATCACCGATTTTGTTGGATCAGCATAGAGATTTATCATatctacaaatatttttatgaaagggCATGGAGGAGTTGATTGCTGGGACATAACCTGAAAATTGTTTTACAGAAAAAGTaagataatattaaatgaatacTTCAGCTTATTGGTGTGCTGTGTCGATCTTGAACTATCGACATTAATCctgcaactcttttttttttttttttgttcagatcTTTGAAAAGTCTTATCTTTGCTAGACTCGAAATGGCTGCGGGGAAGTATAAAGAATCCTACTCTTCACGGTTTCCTAATTGTAAATATCaagtgttcttgagttttagaggtGAAGACACCCGCAAGAACTTCACCGATCACCTCTACACGACCCTGGTTCAAGCAGGGATTCACACATTTAGAGATGATAATGAAATTCGGAGAGGAGAGAATATAGATTTCGAGCTCCAGAAGGCAATACAACAATCAAAAATATCGATAATCGTGTTCTCCAAAAACTATGCTTGCTCGAGATGGTGCCTCGATGAACTCGTAATGATCATGGAACGTAGGAGGACTACCAGCTCCATAGTTTTCCCAGTTTTCTATGATGTGCTTCCATCTGAAGTCAGAAATCAAACAGGGAGCTTCGCTGCAGCATTTGTGGAACAAGAAAAGCGCTTCAAGGAGGAGATGGAGCGGGTGAACGGGTGGAGGATTGCTTTGAAGGAAGTTGCAGATTTAGCTGGAATGGTTTTAGGAGATGGGTAAGTTGTATCTCTTATGAAACTACACATAGCATAAGACTGGTCGTGAACTCCTAATTTCTTTCAGTTAAGTATTTAAAGGGAGACtgataagaaaacataaaagaaaaaataaataaaatacttataatttcttcttcttttgtttttgtttttttttcctatcatgaTTTGGTTTTAATAGGGTGACTGGTGATAACGCACCTACAAATTTAACTATCAATCATGGACACGCAACCCGGTTTAATTTCTTAGCTGAATGTTGTTTATTTCTATCCTTTATGGAGAGGCTACTAATTATCCCACgttgtattttactttttcatGTAGGTACGAGGCACAGTTTGTCCAATCTATTGTGGAGAATGTCTCAAAGAATTTGGatccaaaaatatttcatgTCCCCCTTCATTTCATTGGAAGAGATGCTCTAGTACAATATATCAACTCATGGTTGCAAGATGGATCCCATGGTGCTGCCATTGCTTTACTCTATGGAATTGGTGGAGTTGGAAAGACAGCCATAGCTAAGAGTGTTTTTAACCAGaactattataaatttgaaggaaagagctttctatcaaattttaggtCAAAAGATATAGTTTGCCTACAGAGGCAACTTCTTTTCGACATCCTAAACAAGACTGTTGAGATAAATGATCCTGATGAAGGAATTCTGAAGATTAAGGATGCATTATGTTGCAGAAGAACTCTTATTGTTCTAGATGATGTGGACAAAAGGGaccaattcaataaaatcattgtCATGCAAAATTGGCTTTGTAAAggaagtaaaatcattgtaacAACCAGAAATAAGGGTCTGTTTTCAGGTAATGATATTGAGTGGGTCCGATGCAAAATTGAACCGCTATATGATGAAAAATCACTTGAGCTTTTCAGTTGGAATGCCTTTGGACAAGCTGACCCTGTTGATGGTTTTGTGGAAGACTCTTGGAGAATAGTACATCATTGTAATGGACTTCCATTAGCTCTTGGAGTTATTGGCTCTTCATTGTccggaaaaggaagagaaatatgGGAAAGCGCATTACAACAAATGGAAGTGATTCttaattttgaagttcaaaaggTTCTTCGAATAAGTTACGACTTTCTTGATGGTGATTATCCGAAGAACTTATTCCTTGATATCGCATGTTTCTTTAATGGAATGGATGTGGATGATGCAGTTAGGATACTGGATGGGCTCGATAAAGGTGCAAGATTTGGGATTGACAATCTCATCGATAGATGTCTTGTTGAAATCAACAGTGATCAAAGGTTGTGGATGCATCAACTAGTAAGAGATATGGGTAGGGAAATTGCTCGTCAAGAATCACCcaaatgtcaaagaatatgGCATCATGGGGAtgcttttacatttttaaaaggAACTACTGTAAGtagctgaatttttttaaatgtctacTTGAATGGTTTGTGGTGCCTTGACATATTCATTCATCTACTTTCCTTTCTCatgtacttttaatattattatgcaGGATGCTGAAAAATTGCGTGGCCTTACCATtgatatgcatgcattaatGGAATATCATTATGCAGAAGTTGTCTGTACTGATTCAATGGTTTGTCGCAAGCGTCGCAGGCTtaacttctttcaacaatggctTTCCGATTTTTTCGATGGGAGAAAATTACAAACTGGCCAAACAAGTTTGTTTCCCATCCTCAGCACGGATGCTTTTAGAAAGATGCCAGATGTAAAATTTCTCCAACTAAACTACACTAATTTTCATGGAAGTTTTGAGCACTTTCCcaagaatttgatatggttATGTTGGCATGGATTGTCTTCGAGATCCATACCAAATCACGTATGCTTGGAGAAGCTTGTGGTTCTTGATCTATCCAGAAGCTGTCTAGTTGATGCTTGGAAGGGCAAACCGGTATGTATCAAGTCTCTCTATAGCTATCTCTCTCGTTTTCAATTAATAACAactaaattcatgtattttcacagtttcttccaaaattgaaaattcttgatCTTCGTCACTCTCGTGATCTCATTAGAACCCCTGACTTCTCGGGTCTCCTAGCCCTCGAAAAGCTAATACTTGAAGACTGCATCCGTTTGGTTCAAATTCACGAATCTATTAGTGATTTACAAAGATTGTTGATCTTAAATCTAAGAAATTGTACAAGTCTTATGGAGCTTCCAGAAGAAATGAGTAGATTGAATTCACTTCAAGAGCTGGTTTTAGATGGTTGCTCAAATCTTAACAGCCTGAATATGGAGTTAGAGCATCATCAGGGGCGCAAGTTGCTTCAAAGTGATGGAATTGTTGCAAGTACATCATTCATTTCATCTCTCCCCTTTAAGCTATTCTTTCCCTCTAGGTTTTCAGCGAGGAAAATGTTGAGATTTACCTCGTTTTCACTGCCATGCTTCTTGGAGAGACTAGATTTAAGTGGAACAACAATGCGTTTTCTTCCTGAAAGCATCAAGGATCTTGGTCTACTCAGACAcctatatttaagaaattgcaAAATGCTTCAGGCACTCCCAGAGCTTCCATCCCATTTGGATTCGTTAGATGTGTCCTTTTGCTATTCACTGCAAAGACTTGCAAATTCAAACAGGTGGACTGAAGGAGATGGTTGTGATCACTTAGTCGAGTTCCAAGATCCGATAAAGCAAGAATTAATCCAAAAGTTTGACTCTCACATGTTCAGAATAATGGAAACGGTTTGTGCTCAAATACAGACATCGAGATTTCAGGTCCTCCCTCAcccattttattgttttggaaatctacatttgaatagttttttttggcTCATTTTATAGACTTTGTTTTGGTGGTACAGATATTATTTGCTCATGGCTCTTTCGACGTTGTCGTATATGTATTTGATGAGGAAAAGAAGTTAAGGTGGTTTCATGAGGATAAATGGCTAATTGAGAATGAGTTTGTAGAgaacttttcattcaaaatatcctCACCTCCTCCTGCGCACCGGATATGTGGCTTTAATCTGTTCATAAGTTGTGTGACGTCAGCATACCGTGGCTTTAGTTATGTTTATATTGAAATCAGAAACAATACCAGTGGTCGATCCTTTCTTTGTCAAGCCTTTGTCTTCCCTATAAGATACAAGCGTGATGTTCGTGAAATCCAATCGCTATTGCACAGGAAATTAGGGGGCAATGATCCTACATTTGATAATGGTGATGACGTGAGTATTTCAGTGCGTCCACATGGTCCTATTCAAGTAAGGACGATTGGTATACGATGGTTGCATGAAGAGGAAGGAAAGGATGATGATATCCAATCAAAGGATGAAGTTATCAATGCCCACAACAGtagcgatgatgatgatgatgatgatgcagcaCACGTAGCCAAAGTAGAAATACCTTCTCATCTtcttagaaattattattgtggTTTCCGTACTGATTGCGGTTGGTGGTGTTTCCGTAGAAATAGcgtttgaaatagttttttcttttttttcttttttcttgaaaagtttATCATGAAAATAGTTTTGTATCTATTTTCCTAACATgacatcttttatttataaatatttataataagatatattaaatattttattttgtgttaattttttattgatcaaaatacataccaaaatatatgcaaatattcatttttttttcatgttattttatctttttatgtaaaaaataaaataaaaataacacgtaatttgttttttatatatatatgtcctcTCGAAACAAGTTCACTTGTAATATAAGCATGTTTGACtaaaagaattttataatttaaatatatttcattttaattaaaaattgaattgattttattaattttttacaataaattaatatagatatttttattgtaaaaataaaatataataatcattaaaattagaaatttaaaaattaattttgattgaaaattatcaaattaaaagatagaattaaaattcaataacaaaagtggaaattgtaaaattttctATAGTAGCCAATAACTTTGACTGCTAAGGagactctttctttttataaaaaaatagttacttTGAGATCTTGGTTTGATAGTCTCGTTATCCTGAATTAAAAGATTCAATTTATTCATGATTTCGATTAATGATCGATGCAATTGAATCAGTTTTCATATTCATGATTTCGATTAATGATCGATGCACTGCACTGTCACCCATGACCTCAAACATTATGAGGATCTTGGAATGTGTTTTCATTTCCCTGGTTTTTGACAGCAACAGTTGTTCTAGAAGACGCCAAAGCCACAAAGTTCTGACCACTTGGACTTTTTAATGGTTGGCTGTTGAAGCTATATCATGGCATGCTCTGTTGATTTGCCCAACCCATTCTCCTGATGCAAGATCAAGTGCTAAGAGTATTCCAGGTTTAAATCTTCAAGAAATTGCTGAGTATGTCTGAGGAGAAATAGACCGCAACCTCATCTTGTAGAGCATGACCAACGCCACAGTGCTGTGGTTTTGTGTAGACCCTCACAAACCCcatctttgcttcttttttaagaaCTGAGTGGAGGAGGCGGTGGGAGTGGCCCGATGGCAGTGATGGAGGTATTAAAAGCTCGACCTGTGTTGTTGCACATACACAAGGTTACCTTCTGTAGAATTTCAAACTTCTGCAATAACAGTCCCATAAGCTCTTTATTATCTGGGTAACCGCATGGCATTCTCTGACTATAgggagggtttttttaaaaaaaaaaagaataaggaggGGGATCGAAGAGCAAGAACAGAGCAAACACAGTACAGGAAGGGAAGAGAGGCACAGCTTGTCCAATCTATCGTGGAAAAGGTCTCAAAGAATCTGGATCGTAAAATATTTCATGTCCCCCTTCatttcattggaagagatcATCTGGTAAAATATATCAACTCATGGTTGCAAGATGGCACCTGTCATAGGGTTAAAATCCGTCAAGGCATAGGCTGACGAAAAGCATTGCTGGACAGTAGCTACGGGGTGGCAGCCCGCGTGACAGTAGCGAAAATCGGCAGAGTGTGTGTGCGGCGGCACACAACAGCTAGCGAGGCAGTATGCTGACGAGAGTTGGGGCTTGGGCGAAGATTGTCCAAGACTTGACGAAACAGTGCTGGGATGACACAATGGGACAGTGGGGAATTCGGAAGCACTGGTGAAATCGGCAGCATCGAGGAATTCGGCAGCGTCGATAAAATTGGCAGCAGGGGCTGACGATAAGTCTGGACAGTAGGCAGTCCTAGACTTGACGTAAACACTACTGGCAGGAATGGCAGCATGCATCGACAGTGGCATCGTGCATGGGCGttggcagattcggcagcagtgtgcGTCAACGATTCGGCAGCGTCGACAAAATCGGCAGCAGGGGCTGACGATAACTTGGACAGCGGACGGTCCAAGGCATGCGAGGCAGTTATGCTGGCAGCATGTGTGCTGGCAGTGGGCAGTTGGCTTGTGGGAGAACATGCCAATGCAGTTGTGGCAGTTTTGGGAGCAGTTATCGGCAGTTTGCGGCAGTTTCTTATGTGGGGAAGAAGTTGGTTGAACATGGGATAATGGGTGCTCCAGCTGTGCAGGAAGTTAGGGGTAGTTTCTACATTGTAACTTCCATATCTTGTAAATAGATAGGCTGTAATGTGTAGCATGCAGTGTGCTGGAGGAGCAGAGAACGAAATTGGGCATAGCACACATAATGGACTTTGTGTAATCCTTTAATTGAGTTAATGAAAAGGTTGGGACTTGTTCCTGTAAATTGCTGCTGTGTTTTGTATTATGTTCATATTCATTGAGTGTTATTCCGCTTGCTTATGTTGAAAGAGTGTGGGGATCTCTTGGGTTTGTGGGACAAACTAGTCGTAGGTAAAACACGAGTGAATAGGCGAGGGAAAGGCTGAGTCTAGCGGGGCTACACTGCCGCGCGAGGTCTGTTTCGAGAGCGAAAAATTGACCCCGTGACAGCACCCATGGTGCTGCTATTGCTATACTCTATGGGATTGGTGGAGTTGGTAAGACAGCCATAGCAAAGACTGTTTATAACCAGAACTTTCATAAATTTGAAGGCAGGAGCTTTCTATTAAATGTTAGAGAAAGGTCAAAAGAATCCAATGGTGTAGTTTGTCTACAGAGGCAACTTCTTTCTGATATCCTAAACAAGACTGCTGATGAGATACATGATGTCGATGAAGGGATTATAAAGATTAAGGGTGCATTATGTTGCAGAAGAACTCTTATTGTTCTCGATGATGTGGACAAATGGTACCAATTCAATGCAATTGTTGGCAGGCAAAATTGGCTTTTCCAAGGAAGTAAAATCATTGCAACAACTAGAAATAAGGCTTCGATTGTAGCTGATGGTGAGAGTGTCAAGTGCAAAGTTGAAcctctagataaaaaaaaatcacatgagcTTTTCTTTACGATAAAGATCTTGTAATCTTtgattttgcctataaataaatttgagggATAACGGTAACCTAGATGTTCTTGCTCTGCCCTTTGTTCTAAATACCATTTGAACAACAGAAATAAGCTGCAGAGACTGATCCTGTGGGGAGATAATTAAAACCAGAAATGCCATAGAGTCAGAAATGTCgatttctttgtttcttgctCCATTATTATTCC
It contains:
- the LOC18102891 gene encoding disease resistance protein RUN1, whose product is MAAGKYKESYSSRFPNCKYQVFLSFRGEDTRKNFTDHLYTTLVQAGIHTFRDDNEIRRGENIDFELQKAIQQSKISIIVFSKNYACSRWCLDELVMIMERRRTTSSIVFPVFYDVLPSEVRNQTGSFAAAFVEQEKRFKEEMERVNGWRIALKEVADLAGMVLGDGYEAQFVQSIVENVSKNLDPKIFHVPLHFIGRDALVQYINSWLQDGSHGAAIALLYGIGGVGKTAIAKSVFNQNYYKFEGKSFLSNFRSKDIVCLQRQLLFDILNKTVEINDPDEGILKIKDALCCRRTLIVLDDVDKRDQFNKIIVMQNWLCKGSKIIVTTRNKGLFSGNDIEWVRCKIEPLYDEKSLELFSWNAFGQADPVDGFVEDSWRIVHHCNGLPLALGVIGSSLSGKGREIWESALQQMEVILNFEVQKVLRISYDFLDGDYPKNLFLDIACFFNGMDVDDAVRILDGLDKGARFGIDNLIDRCLVEINSDQRLWMHQLVRDMGREIARQESPKCQRIWHHGDAFTFLKGTTDAEKLRGLTIDMHALMEYHYAEVVCTDSMFLPKLKILDLRHSRDLIRTPDFSGLLALEKLILEDCIRLVQIHESISDLQRLLILNLRNCTSLMELPEEMSRLNSLQELVLDGCSNLNSLNMELEHHQGRKLLQSDGIVASTSFISSLPFKLFFPSRFSARKMLRFTSFSLPCFLERLDLSGTTMRFLPESIKDLGLLRHLYLRNCKMLQALPELPSHLDSLDVSFCYSLQRLANSNRWTEGDGCDHLVEFQDPIKQELIQKFDSHMFRIMETILFAHGSFDVVVYVFDEEKKLRWFHEDKWLIENEFVENFSFKISSPPPAHRICGFNLFISCVTSAYRGFSYVYIEIRNNTSGRSFLCQAFVFPIRYKRDVREIQSLLHRKLGGNDPTFDNGDDVSISVRPHGPIQVRTIGIRWLHEEEGKDDDIQSKDEVINAHNSSDDDDDDDAAHVAKVEIPSHLLRNYYCGFRTDCAISWHALLICPTHSPDARSSAKSIPGLNLQEIAEYV